The genome window gagaTATGCCATGCAGATATTTTATAGGAGCAGCGTACGAATCTAACCACGAAATTCTGGAGACAGTGACACCAATAAGCCTCTGCAATAAACTTACCTAGAAAAGCTTTCCTAATTTCCTATGTTACTTAATCAGCTGGGACACTTCGTTAGCGATAGCTTCAACCCTCCATCATAACTTATCCGTAGTGATAGGTTCGACTAAGTCACCAAGAAATCACGTAATCATGCGTGCATAATCTTAGCCAAGCCTTGAATCGGCATGTTCCAATAATATCATCTGAAGAAAGGACTCAAGACAGCCAAACACAACTCtggcactttttttttttttgagaggacaACTTGGGCACAATAAGAACACAAGATGGAGTCTGGAGGCCAGTGCCATTTATTCACAGAATCGACGATTGTGTCTGCATCTTTTAATGGGCCGtcaacattgaattttttatttttaaaataaaaaattacaaatatatgtgtTCATTTTGATACAATGCAGATCTAGACTTTTTTAGGCGACATGGACATGtttggtttaaaaataaaaaatacattccagtgctttcaaaatttaaaacactttaaatatagtaatgaaaaattctgaaaaatattCTGTGGTGTAGAGGATTTTGTCAGATGTTGTTTATCTAGcccttaaaaaaattcaactcaaataataacttttgcaatgagaaataaaaaaagacaaatttcagtATCCCTAGAATTTGTCTTTTTTCTCTAATTGTACAAGCCATCCTCTatctcatatatatttttttatgactatttcaatAGTGTTATGATTTTTTAGAGTATTAtaaaataacttttttattcTAAACATGTCACTCATGATTCCAAATCTACAATTTATTAAAACggacatatatatttacaattttttatgtaaaaaaattctcaacATTGCTAGTTGCAAATGATTTGGAGCATTACCTGAGCAAAATGCAGGCCTTGGTTTAAGCCGACAAAAATGCCTGGTTTTGAGCCTAAAGAGGCTACCTAGGCCTAGCCCATTAGAGGCATCAGTCTACTTTTCTGGCAAGGCTCAAGTCGGGCCTCGACCCGTACTGAACTTTTTGGGCTAGGATGGTCTTGTTAAGTCTAATGGGCCAACCGGGCTAGGCCTAAATCGAGCACGGACATTCTTTCATCATTGGTCATCAGTCATCGCgagcgagttttttttattaaaaatttaaataaatagattcatcGTAGgagaaattgcaaaactagacggcTGCAGCTCTCTGAGGGAGCGATTAGGCAACCTAACCTGAGGGGCGGTTAAGACCTTTTTTCCCTTAAAAATGTAATattttgtgtaattcaagaaataaaaagaaagggctttaagaaaaattggaatttaaatttagagtaggttatgtaatagtcggagaataaaaaattagtaattagcactcgcagcattttacgtgagtATAGGGTGCAAACGATgataaacatagtattaaacaaagggtgaaaatattacaatacattGTAAcacgcgacgacacgatgagaaaacaaatgtggcatgtacggttcgcactaagacctacttattagtgcgccgatcctaatcataacatgccttagggagggaaagtatgtcgggttacattagatactctctactgagtgcatctaggatactttccctttcgaagggcatcgggacctgccgccttagcacggcgggctctctcctacttcctttccctctcagcctcccgagcctgagccacggtacagTCGTGCGccaccttcctcatgcgctcttcttcctcccgcttgaggcgaagttcctcttgctgttgctcgtactcccgacgtgcgtatgcttcccttctccacctcatgttcatgtcgacccactgcttctgtgcgtcattttgctcattatcgagccattgaataaaatcacagagtgGTGGAGGGGActaaacaaatagaacaagatgagcggttagtaaaacagtgtGCAAATCAGAAGAGATGAGGCTGATATCTGTTatcgtaccggtcgataaccagttgttgcatgttgaggcttgtcatactcgtaattggcacacatgaagaagcgcggcccataggtgtatgagatatcCTGcaactcgcggagcttacaaaggtcaccacagaagcacattggtggttcgagaccttcaggtatggtagtccttCAATGTTTATTTGGTGatagagctgaggaagatattgcacttgagagatatgagaaatgagtggtgcatcaacgtaaggaggttcggctttTTATAGttggggaggcaggagcattggattcgctcttgaagaaatgaGTGAGTGCAGGGGCGTAGCCGATgacaggagcatcggattccatcttgaagaatgggaaaattgtgtcattgatcatggtcagagattccacatttattggtacccgtgttatcatttattgtttggaaaaagctgggtagtgttgtcacttcttgtttaaagcctgcgcaaggagacatgtgttgtcaagtcatggttaaagttcagtagtgtgttCACTTTTTCattaaacgtgtctgaatacaaAATGaagttacgacatgctaagtcgaccatacagtgtaaacgtgtctgaatacacAGGAGTGCATCACGAagtgaatatgcatatgtaagttacataaaatgtaaaattctactgctgcctccctcgttgTTGTCGCCCGTGCGCCCTATCGTGGTCTCGATGCcactggttaaccctcacgtgacccctggagtaggtgagggggtcgggtggaccgacgtgtctggtaggtcTAGTAGcgagcaccggtgtcgaggcctcgtcctgcatgggctgtgtccgaaggggagcactgggtacctgggatCGCTGGAGGAcatcgtagtcaggtgtgcccccaaagaagtcacgaacgaggtcgtatgcggcgcccgggccagcctcatcctcctgactagggtaggaggactgtgaaggctctgcTGGCGTTCATGTGTACTAGCTGGAGGGGTCTACGAACAAATGATTATGTTACATACGAACAATGTGGTATTGGAAGTAGtaataaaaattgtataattgtacctacGTGGTATGctggtgcagcagaagaaggccagggTGTCGTGCCATAGTATGGCTCGAACGTTGCGGGTGGGGTCGGGCGTGGGGCCGCcaaagacggaccggcctcgtcaccgaagtaacctgagcacagtattaacttaatttgctgaaagtattaaaaACTGGGATGAAGGGTGCCGCCAGTACCTTatggtggacgcacagggctcgatctacgaggctgcatcgaggcttgtgtaggtgcacctaatgaaagtttaataatcaatgcagtAGTAAGTAAAAGATATTGTTGAATAttgttcaaaattaaaattcgtaccaagttgctccgagcctccatgacgtggtaaaagggATCGTGTGAGTGCCGACACGGATGAACGACGGTGCACGTCTGAccgccgagacgactcggcgtggacaccactggacctgggaggcgcccctgctacatctgtggtagatcggcaggaggttaGCTTTAAGGCGCGCGctgtcttgtcgaaaacccgcttgatgaagctcgcaacatccgacgcactgaggtgctgcccttgccggaggcggtccatggcaccagctgcatccctatgtacatcataaatgatatctgcctgcggatacgaacagaaGTAAACAATTACAGTATACGATTTTGTTCGttgagtatggactactgaTTTCAAAAAACAACTTACcactaatgcagcgtcctcgtcccaatgcaccgggtatgcctccattgtcgacgcgatgtggggccggacaccctctggggtgtaggtgacacgtgtgcgtgtacgtggaacgtaccaccgtaggtactcgtTGAAGTTCCGCTCTGTGTGGggacgagcctcctccacgacatcctgtagcgcttgggcccatgttgccacgtaaggggccaagcgctctGCACAGAGATTGCCAGCTAGCTGGCCTTTCCGTGTGTACCTGCATTtgaaccacggtaaatgtaagtcacagtaaAACGAAGGTTACAAAAActgtaattttgcatatgtacctgtggacttgcacggggacggtactgatgtggacgagagggaatgcctggtgatgACCAAACTACCGTATGACGCGGTGCGAtaagtactcttcgacgtagatgtcgaagacaagtgGCGCCTTCGTGAGCCAGTAATCCTCGTTGCGGGTACACAACGGTGACAAACCCAATCCTGCATGCCCTTGCACGGCCAAGATGTTATAAGGCTCCCATACCACGTCGTCCGGACGTAGCCTGTagaactgggtacgaaaatgctcgtaagcgctgcgaggctgctcatgcgcccagtgtggctgcgtGACAAATATCGTTACAAATTGTTACAGTGAAAAATAACACGAAGCAAAGTGTTAATATAAAATACGTACCTAACGAcggcaccacatcgaggccatagtAGGCACGTCCTCGTCCGGCTCGCCATACCATTCCTcggggtacggggagcggtccaccaccggcctgcctatggcgaaaCGCTCGTATGACCACAGCTGCAGAaaaagtggacacccggcaaagGTGGCTAGTGGATCTTTCTTCGTGCACTTGTCGCAAAGCGCCCAATACGTCGCGGCAAGGACATcggatgcccaactgaactatGGTACCACCTCCCCATCAGCATCCTCTATCAAcctggcgtacggcacaagcgtcctcgcaaccaggtggccttgaccactagtgaacataacccacccaaacaaccaaagcagaaaGGCCTCTAAATGCctggagaccgcgtatgcgttggcatgggggtgtatgtacgccggctgcaaatatgactggtgtcaaaAATGATTATTACTACATACTATAATAGTAAATGATAGGTTGTATTGTACCGAATCtaaaactgtaggatccacttcttcgttggccctcgtgcatcggacaagaactcaggcacgtagggggggtGCGTCCGTCTTCCGCTCCACCGGGCCAAAGCACTGATGCATATCGTTGATCCAGTCAGCctccatatcgatgaccccaaccgcagctcccgcgcaaggaaggcctaagaggtaggctacgtactgcaaggtcggggtcatctcgccgcacgggagatggaacgtatgtgtctccagcctccatcggtcgaccagggctgctatcagcgaccgatcaaagtagaaacgacgcgCCGCAACCtcagggttctccgtcgatcgggcctcgaccagccggcaaagcggtaggagtcccgccgctgccaacctacaagtattgcagtatatcaataatatggaattacatcagtgatatggcaatttcgtatgaaattatcgaagtacctgtgcttccattGCTCGTCTATCGTGagtagctctccagggccccgtggtcgaaacactcctagctccatcTGGTGCTcagcggataagaagctgcgatgcttcttgtccacggcagggtctagaagctcgggggtcgcagggtcggccatatctgcatttgaaagatatgtacattaatgcattgttagatatagacagtaacaatatactttgaatgcaaattaactatatcactatatgcaacattaacgAAGATTAAAATGGTATAAAACGAGCACAACGCaccataaaactcacctagacaatAGGTGCATCACCAggtgcatttttgggacaatacttgtacgtgtgacctatttcattgcactgactgcatcgctgaACCCttgggccagcctcggatttatccatatcgttgcgaatccaacgagtttgtcttcggccaggtgcgttcttcatcttttccaaatcaggcacatatagtCTTAcaggccctggattacttgtaaaagtgtcaacaatatcgtaaccatacagctcatgattccaagtgttgagtatttgatctttcataaaatactttgaaacatattgcctagGAAGCATATGGTGttccgcacacgcagctatgatgtgtgtacaaggtttgtggagtaattgtggcttctggcaattACAGATGCATGTCctactccttagcacacactcttgaacatgtcgctcacgtctacccccctccaacccttatcccggcacataacactgaacctgtgctccgcagtcccctcttgatttgcgcgatgcatgtgggcttTCTtattggccttctccatgtactcacatagcatccgtccagaaagcatacgattgtcctccattacatcTTAGCAGCTgtataccgatcaataaagtacttacaagtcccatgcaaatgccttctacaattccagctagtggtagggacctcattcctcgcatgacccagttataaacctctgcaatatttgtagtcattactccataccgtgcaccaccactgtcgtacaaccgagcctatttttcatttggctcattacgtatccactgtgagaagctccgaATAGATGAGCCTGATCTCCTTATAATCTGCAGAGTATCGGTTGGAAGAGGttcgagagctattggttcatcaccgttaggtgcagcctctgcagtttgttttagagtcagttcatcaagtctttcccatagtgcattgaacttccgttgctggttttgactgcacaacttttttgaaaagcttcatcaactctttgtttttaaactatctgtagaagttcgcacccatatggcgcatgcaccacctgcttttgaggtcgggccactgtgctgctacaccccgtcgaacgctaccatgttgcatatccagcaaagcctgcaacaatcctgcatgtctatcatgaatgagacacacatctggttgGTCAAGAATAATTGCATGttgacccgctctaggaaccaataccagttgtccccgttcttactctccacgaaagcaaaccctagtggcaggacttggttgttaccgttgacccgaattgcagacaatatctgccctttgtacttcccagtcaggaatatTCCATCTGGGCATATGATGGGTCAGCAatatcgaaatgctttgatagttgcagcgaatgcaaagaaagcacgctgcaacactctttttccgctgtactccacatcagtagaggggtaatgcttgatatcataatAGCTGCCTGGGTTTCTTCCataaattgtggctaattgacgaggtagattgtgatatgaatcttcatatgttccgaacttcatctcaatagccttttgtttctcccttcatgccttcgcatagtttattgtgtaccggaacctttgctcaatagcacggattattgatcgtggctcataccttaggttgtccaaaatctccccgtacataacatttgcaatgaaggcagaagacaggttccggtgggcgaactctatttcctgaATGTGACAAtcatgttccttaactattgatcactgccagtagtctacccatttctctctgaatgtgtgcacccgccaaggataTTGCGgaaccaaacacttcacatcgtactcccttttactggatttaacaaccttgaattgcctccgaagagacaatgatcagaatttcactgcatcaacaACTGCCTCCTttatagggtacatagcaccctgtgacacctcgttctcatggtactacCATGGTGTCCGATCAACttcgctaaccaccagcttcaaaaattcatgatccctccactctgcaggaactggagcattaccctccttgtcagacgaatccccatcggtaaggccttcctccaactcttcatcctccaaatccatatcttcaatgatgctagggatgtgctccccttcatcagctacacccatcggttgcagctctggaatatcaccaacatcctccCTGGACCCGATATTAGCCGCCTCTGAATCATCTTCTACtacctcacttggtcctgctactgcttccgcagagttcacctcagtttgatctttcaggtacgccttaGCTAATAAAACCAGTGACAGGCCACGTTCataacatatatctatatactgcctccaagttgatgtggcttcgatgggaacaagctcaccaaaatatccatgactagcacagctgaggacagctttcaacttcagctcatgttgctgcggatccagttggaaaaaccgcatgagccatttgcacagaCCCaaaatggtcctctcattagctttactaagacccttcatgacatgacgaaatccagacagatctacaccgttaagaccgtacctaatttcatccccaccataatatatctgaaaaattaatttatctgccatccctgaaaacacccgcaaatataaccaatgttaagacgataaactatatttctaattatcggataaaataatttctaaatactacatcttaggttcgcaaattatcatatactgctaTCTCCTACATCGCACATTACAACcctaatatagtaaaaataatatactaaaaataatattctacatttcactgctatcgtacaattttccaagtaaattttataattttctaaacactaggtcatatactactactgcactaattaacaacaataaaaggaaaaaaaagacttacctAAAATTAATCTTCAATCCGCagctcaaatgcagcagggcttcgccgagctctcttcctcccctctcctcttctctcttctcctccctcttctcaactttttcttttttctgaataaaatgacATTTTGGGCTAATTTTAGCTCCTTTTATAGGAGAGAccgggtgggggggggggggcagctgAGTGTGACAGGCGGGAaggccccttaccgccccctgagagagcggtaaggacccctacccgccccctcagggggcggtaagggagACGGCTCGGGCGGGCAGGCCGTActcgccctctgagggggcggttaggcctcccgccctctcagggggcggttacccctgagagggctgcaggcgtctagttttgcaatttcttctgcggggaatctatttatttaatttttttaataaaaaatataaaaataaaataaactccATCACGAGCTCGGGTGGTTTGAGCGACGAGTTTCGCTCAACCCGTAGCCCCCGGAGCCAGAGCAGGGGCGTAACTGCTCTTGTGCCTAGCACGCCCGTGCTCATTTCGATATGGTTTGGTGCGAATAATTCTCTAATGTATCGCCACGCCAGCACCTGACTAGCGATAACCCAGACGGTCCACATACAGCTCGCACTTTGTGCAACCGTGGACAAATTGGCAATAGCACATGAATGCCGTCGTTGGAAGATAATCGACCATACGGATGACAAGGGTCAACGCTTTAAACTAACTCGACTCCGAAATACTAAACggtgaaaaataaaatttgaacccgCACCTGCAGGGCACCCATCGAGTTTTGTTGCCCTTCAGGCCGGAAGTTATCCACCACACTTGACTCATCGGGCACGCACGCACAGTCTGTGCTTAAGCATCAACATAGGTGGGGGCAGCAGCTGCCACTGCGCAGCCATAGGGAGCCCTCCACAGCTGCTCAGACCTAGTGCGATCCATGATGGCGAGGCCGTGGCTGCTTGGAACCGCACGACGCACATCCCGGTGTGAGACCATCTCTACGGAGCGCGATGCAGAAGGGCGACACGAAGGGTGGAGGGGGGCAGCTTGCTGGTGTGAAGGGTTGGCGCAGAGGGGGCGATGCGCTGACGGAGGGGCGGTGTAGAGGGGCGGGTTGCCAACACAAACATGGTGCATTGAGGGGCGGCGCGTATGGGGTCGTAAAGGGGATTGACAACACGGACGTGGTCACGGAGGGGGCTGGCGGTGTTTTGACGTGTGAGAGCGCAAAGTAGTGGATAAGCAGAGTGTAGTGGAGAGCAGATGGATAAGGATAAGGTCTAGATCGGTGACGTTCGATGAGGTGTTCATGGGTTAGCCATCTGCTTATGGGCTGAGTAGGATCGGTTGATAGATAGAGAAGTTAGGCTGTCTCATGTGCTCACAGGTTAtctacgaagaaaatatgaaacccGCAGCTACACTCGCTATAAGCCAGGTACCGACTCATCAGACCCATAGACAAGATTTAAGATCCAAACCAACATCTATCAAATACAGAACCTAATGATCCGAATCTACAGATGTAACTGCCATCTCTAATAAGTCAGAACTCACCACATGAAAACTATGGTAGAGCAAGCCACCAGCTCGCTACAGCAAGAGGAGAGCTCcactaggggtggaaatggatggcagaaaatccgaattatccgattccgtatccgttaaattatgaatatggatattcatatccgtattcgtttttgaaatggatactaaaatggatatatccgaattcgtttttgagattcggattcaaatgtggatatccgaattcgagatatatccgattcgtatccgtatccgccaactagggaatcaaattttgctaaagttttagaaattttagatatgaacgaaattccaacccaatcaaattggaacaaatttcagtcaaatttcatcaaatttcagttaaatttgatcaaaaatttaaatttccaacatgaattttgaacaaaatttctaaaattccggcccaatcaaattagaacaaatttcagtcgaattttatcaaatttcagtcaattttttttccaaaatttaaatttttgacctaaatttcgaagatcgagtagatatccgaatatggattcgtattcgaactatccgatttgTATTTATATTCAAAGATATTCAAATCTGTATTCacattaaattaaaatataataaatcaTACTATCCAAATTCAATTACATACATAATcaatccgtttccatccctatcCACACACACACATCGAAGACTCGGAGGACTAGCTCCGCCCACTAGCTCGGAGGCGCTACTTCGGTTTTGCGGCCACGACGACTGTTTGACCTCGTCGGAACCAAGCGGACCTGTCAACCACCCACCCACACGACACGACGCGAGCGTTTTCGTTAGGAACCATACCCGAAACGCTGCAAGGCTCCAAAGATCTGGCCTCGCCCCGCGCCCTCACCACCACCCAACCCCACGGCGCGCACGAGTTCCACATTTCCGTTGTCCTAAAAAAAAGTTCCAAATTTTCCACGACTACACAGCGATTGAAATATTGAATGGCCCCTGCGCCCGGACGTCAAATAGAAAATTTTCTATCGGACGTTCCGTCCTTCCGTCACAacatcaaaaataatatttataacaCCTGATGTTAACGTTTGTAACTAAAAAAATACGTCAAAATAACTTATTTTATATATCCGATTTCAAGagaaaaatttctaccgcaacATCTCGTCACATTGTACGCAATATTTTCAGGCAAACATATATAATGTAGAATTAGATGCAACATTTGAAAATAACTAtaacaataaatttttataacgtctgaaacattaaatttaaaatatatgaaacatTATAGAtgtaaaaaatagaaattaacttaaatagataatatttttagatataaaTCTGTATACAAGAGATTTCGAAATGaaacatatgaaaataactaagacaataaattttcataatttttgaaaatttaaatttaaatgtCTGAAATATTGGAGATTCAAACAAACATAAATTAACTTAAATAAGTAATATtttcagacgttatgaaaaCGTCCGATGGCTCGGAAGTACTCCGTATGTAGTCAAGCATTTCCGATATTGAATCCCTCCTCCGGCGAATTTTATCTTATTCTTCTCCTCCCAGCTCCCAGCACTAGACAAGTGGCACCACTGCCTGCTCGCTCCCCTGTAGCAGCATTCAGTACCAGCATGGCTTCTTCCGTCGCGTCCGCGTCGTGGGCGCTGCCGCTGCAGCCGGGGGGCACGGCAGCGGCGAGCTTCTCCTGCCGCGCGATGCTCGCCGTCGTGGCACCTCGCCTGGGCGTTTCCGTGCGCCGGGCGAGGGTCCTCGTGGCGCCCCGTTGCGCGGCGCTGGAGGGCGCCGGCGGGGAGGAGGTCAAGAAGGAGGTGGAAGGGGGGAAGGAGAAGGGCGTGAGGAAGAAGCGGGCCCGCGGCCGGCCGGTGTGGAGGCGGATCCTGTTCGCGTCCAAGAAGACCCGCAGCATCATCATCCTCAACGCCCTCACCGTCATCTATGGTGTGCCGATCTTTCCTGATCTCACTCGCCCCACTTCGTATATGCTCAGCCTCGAGCTCTACTCTATTTGGTTCGATTGCTGCGGTGTTCAAGAACGGCGGCCTATGTGTCATCGTGAATGAGCATAATGAAGATGGATCCGTTGATTGGGATCATTCAACAAATGGATCCTTAGCTTCCAGTTCTCACTGCATACCGATTTCAAGATTACTCTTCATGCCAAAATTTGTCGCGCCACTGTAATTACTTTATTTCGACAATTCGTTGTGAATTGACATTGATGTTAATAGTAAAATCTGGCGCTTTGACAAATTActgttccatttttttttcgCCAGCAAGTGATATTCCAGTTTTGAAAGAGGTTGAGGCCCTGACAGAGCCTGCAGTCTTCAACATGGTTCGCTTCGTTGTTGCAGCCATCCCCTTCATACCATTCGCGGCACGCGCGTTTGGAGATCGCCGCGTACGTACGGCAGGATTGGAGCTGGGAGTCTGGGTTAGCTTAGCTTACCTTGCTCAAGCAATTGGATTGCTCTCATCTGATGCTGGGCGAGCATCCTTCATCACAGCCTTCACGGTCGGCATCTTGTTTCACGCCAAGTTCATTCTGAATTTTGGTTGTGATGCTGAAATCACTATAACTGACAAGTAATGAATATCTACTGTGAACAGGTGATAGTTGTGCCTCTAATTGATGGCATTCTTGGCGCCTCGATCCCCAAGCTCACTTGGTTTGGAGCCATCGTGTCACTAGTAGGGATTGGCCTACTGGAATGTGGCGGCTCTCCTCCCTGTGTAAGTAATTAACTTCTGTTTTTGTACTGGTGGTTACTACACAGGGAGTAGTTTATTTGGCTGCTGTCATAAT of Phragmites australis chromosome 3, lpPhrAust1.1, whole genome shotgun sequence contains these proteins:
- the LOC133913128 gene encoding uncharacterized protein LOC133913128 isoform X1, with the translated sequence MASSVASASWALPLQPGGTAAASFSCRAMLAVVAPRLGVSVRRARVLVAPRCAALEGAGGEEVKKEVEGGKEKGVRKKRARGRPVWRRILFASKKTRSIIILNALTVIYASDIPVLKEVEALTEPAVFNMVRFVVAAIPFIPFAARAFGDRRVRTAGLELGVWVSLAYLAQAIGLLSSDAGRASFITAFTVIVVPLIDGILGASIPKLTWFGAIVSLVGIGLLECGGSPPCVGDVLNFFSALFFGIHMLRTEQISRSTDKKKFLALLSLEVLVVAFSSILWFMFEDGYVDASESSFGSWTFGMLWDTAASFPWIPALYTGVFSTVSCMWAEMVAMGDVSATETAIVYGLEPVWGAAFAWFLLGERWDNAAWIGAALVLCGSLTVQLFGSAPEKSRKVEQHSSNALKTPVKQQDYLSLSAIPVDSRKIIRSQLQRKNKTM